Proteins from a genomic interval of Polaribacter sp. Q13:
- a CDS encoding glycosyltransferase family 4 protein yields the protein MKRILLVGPFPKPITGLSLANEVLYKGLKQNNKVDYIDMSYYRFEEVLGDFNFYKMIFFLKLNFKIFKIYNYDSIYITIGQSFFGVIKYSLFFITAKIFGKKVVIHLHGNQLGEMYKSQSFLKKTIIKKILSIPNYGIVLSNSLKHNLSLFLKPQNIFVVENFVEDELYLNSKEINTKNYESLRIVYIGNLMTEKGVFYLLDALVSLKKKGVVFKAKFAGNIDNHILDSIMSYFKGNDNLEYLGVVRNKEKKEMLKWANTFVFPSYLVEGFPLSILEAIVTRNSVITTKHPALNDLFTEENLSFIQGKSTKDIVNSLTKQSLSFDKKRILNNFNIIKGFTEEEFVSKIEKIINL from the coding sequence ATGAAAAGAATATTATTAGTTGGGCCATTTCCAAAACCAATTACGGGGCTATCTCTTGCAAATGAAGTTTTATATAAAGGGTTAAAACAAAATAATAAAGTCGATTATATTGACATGTCTTATTATAGGTTTGAAGAGGTTTTAGGGGATTTTAATTTTTATAAAATGATTTTTTTTTTAAAATTAAATTTTAAAATTTTTAAAATCTATAATTATGACTCAATTTATATCACTATCGGACAAAGTTTTTTTGGTGTCATTAAATATTCACTTTTTTTTATTACAGCTAAAATTTTTGGAAAGAAAGTAGTAATTCATTTACATGGTAATCAGTTGGGAGAAATGTATAAAAGCCAATCTTTTTTAAAAAAAACAATTATAAAAAAGATTCTTTCAATACCTAATTATGGAATTGTTCTTTCTAATTCATTAAAACATAATCTAAGTTTATTTTTAAAACCACAAAATATTTTTGTTGTCGAAAATTTTGTTGAAGATGAATTATACTTAAATTCTAAAGAAATAAATACAAAGAATTATGAGAGTTTAAGAATTGTTTATATTGGTAATTTAATGACAGAAAAAGGTGTTTTCTATTTATTAGATGCTTTGGTTAGTTTAAAAAAGAAAGGGGTTGTTTTTAAAGCCAAATTTGCAGGGAATATAGATAATCATATTCTTGATAGTATAATGAGCTATTTTAAAGGGAATGATAATTTAGAATATTTAGGAGTTGTTAGAAATAAAGAGAAAAAAGAGATGTTGAAGTGGGCTAATACATTTGTTTTTCCTTCTTATCTAGTTGAAGGGTTTCCTTTATCTATATTGGAAGCAATAGTTACTAGAAATTCGGTTATAACAACTAAACACCCAGCTTTAAATGATCTTTTTACAGAAGAAAACCTTAGTTTCATTCAAGGGAAATCAACTAAAGATATAGTTAACTCTTTAACAAAACAAAGTTTAAGTTTTGATAAAAAAAGAATTTTGAATAATTTTAATATTATTAAAGGATTTACAGAAGAGGAGTTTGTTTCAAAAATTGAGAAAATAATAAATTTATAA
- a CDS encoding putative colanic acid biosynthesis acetyltransferase yields the protein MQQLNTFKLPKNFRGRNAFIVQLWWLVQSILFSNSPQFMYGFRRFLLRLFGAKIGKNVIIRPTVRITYPWKISIGDFSMIGDDVVLYSLGRIEIGNNVVISQKSYICAASHDYLKSDFPIFAKKITIEDQCWLATDVFVAPGITIGKGTVVGSRSSVYKNLPSNKVCIGNPAKIIRERISE from the coding sequence ATGCAACAACTAAATACATTTAAACTTCCTAAAAACTTTAGAGGTAGAAATGCTTTTATAGTACAATTATGGTGGCTTGTTCAAAGTATTCTATTTAGTAATTCTCCCCAGTTTATGTATGGCTTTAGACGTTTTTTATTACGTTTATTTGGAGCTAAAATTGGTAAAAATGTAATTATTAGACCTACAGTGAGAATTACTTATCCGTGGAAAATTTCAATCGGAGATTTCTCTATGATTGGAGACGATGTTGTTTTGTATTCATTAGGAAGAATAGAAATAGGAAATAATGTAGTAATTTCCCAGAAATCGTATATATGTGCTGCTTCACATGATTATTTAAAATCTGATTTTCCTATTTTTGCTAAAAAAATTACAATAGAAGATCAATGTTGGTTAGCAACAGATGTATTTGTTGCACCAGGTATAACAATAGGAAAAGGAACAGTTGTAGGTTCTAGAAGTAGTGTATATAAGAATTTACCTTCAAATAAAGTATGCATAGGGAATCCTGCAAAAATAATAAGAGAAAGAATAAGTGAATAA
- a CDS encoding glycosyltransferase family 4 protein yields the protein MNNNKNILVISPFFYPEPISTGKFNTSFVTGLIEKGHKVTILCFHPFYPDWKAKNSNEQINGVEIIRGGKNLFYTKKTIFRRLILEFGFAFFVLRKLYKHQKDKDLVIPIFPPSFAFYFALPFLNKQIQKVGMVHDLQEVYSQGKSGFLDKVVRFFIHNIEKKCYQNCNKLIFLSNEMKNEAKKLYQLAEEKLEVQYPFITIKDTITNDLETYFDKKKINIVYSGALGEKQNPIQLFNFFSEASKQIENTVFHFFSEGETLKNLQKINKNKKIIFHNLVHKDNLEELYNRSSVQIIPQKENTSKGSLPSKLPNLLASGCKVLVITDAESEIEELFLNNNLDLVVTSWNNNLLIEKLQFLINKQIDVTHQKTIAKKLFTIDKMIVKVFR from the coding sequence GTGAATAATAATAAAAATATTTTAGTAATATCTCCTTTCTTTTATCCAGAACCTATTTCTACGGGTAAGTTTAATACTAGTTTTGTAACTGGGTTAATAGAAAAAGGTCACAAAGTAACTATTTTATGCTTTCATCCGTTTTATCCAGATTGGAAAGCTAAAAATAGCAATGAACAAATAAATGGAGTAGAAATAATAAGAGGAGGTAAAAACTTATTTTACACAAAAAAAACAATTTTTAGAAGATTAATTCTAGAGTTTGGGTTTGCTTTTTTTGTGTTAAGAAAATTATATAAACATCAAAAAGATAAAGATTTGGTGATACCAATATTTCCACCAAGTTTTGCCTTTTATTTTGCACTTCCTTTTTTAAATAAACAAATACAAAAAGTAGGTATGGTTCACGATTTACAAGAGGTATATTCTCAAGGTAAATCGGGTTTTTTGGATAAAGTAGTTCGCTTTTTTATTCATAACATAGAGAAAAAATGTTATCAAAATTGTAATAAATTAATATTCCTTTCTAATGAAATGAAAAATGAAGCTAAAAAATTATATCAACTAGCTGAAGAAAAATTAGAAGTGCAATATCCTTTCATTACTATTAAAGATACTATTACTAATGATCTTGAAACTTATTTTGATAAAAAGAAAATTAATATAGTTTATTCTGGTGCTTTAGGTGAGAAGCAAAATCCAATACAGCTTTTTAATTTCTTTTCTGAAGCATCAAAACAAATTGAGAATACAGTATTTCATTTTTTCTCTGAAGGAGAAACTTTAAAAAACTTGCAGAAAATAAATAAGAATAAAAAAATTATTTTTCATAATTTAGTCCATAAAGATAATTTAGAAGAATTGTACAATAGAAGTTCCGTGCAAATAATACCACAAAAAGAAAATACATCTAAAGGTTCTTTGCCCTCTAAATTACCAAACTTGTTAGCTTCAGGTTGTAAAGTTTTAGTTATAACGGATGCAGAAAGTGAAATTGAGGAGCTGTTTTTAAACAATAATTTAGATTTAGTTGTTACTAGTTGGAATAACAATTTATTGATTGAAAAACTACAATTTTTAATAAATAAACAAATAGATGTAACGCATCAAAAAACAATTGCTAAAAAATTATTTACTATTGATAAAATGATTGTTAAAGTTTTCCGTTAA
- a CDS encoding exopolysaccharide biosynthesis polyprenyl glycosylphosphotransferase gives MDVFIINLIVYLIYDKAFLNVYFLSYISLFWLITSYSFGFYQVYRYTRILRILTLIVKQFFIFLLGFFAYFGIFKVGDVIEGQYIVFSLIFVSISLLKFIWYFLLKRYRYLGNNLRTTIVIGIDDSSKNIIKLFKSKSNLGYKYLGFFSKKVYKNKEYLGSIESVFEYVNQNMVDQIYCSLTILSQEEIKKINKFAIDKNIELKLIPNATELYSKNQSVEYYDDTLMVLNVNKLPFEFAENFYTKRVFDILFSFFVFLFVLSWLMPILWLLVKLESKGPLIFKQKREGINGKEFMCYKFRSMKINKFADKIHATKNDTRVTKMGAFLRKTSMDELPQFFNVFMGDMSVVGPRPHLEILSLEYQKDVDDYLKRHIVKPGITGLAQVSGYRGEIRKASDIKNRVRLDIFYIENWSFFLDIKIIIKTILNVFNGEENAY, from the coding sequence TTGGATGTTTTTATTATTAATCTTATCGTGTACTTAATATATGATAAAGCATTTTTAAATGTTTATTTTTTATCATATATTTCTTTATTTTGGCTTATTACAAGCTATTCCTTTGGTTTTTATCAAGTATATAGGTATACAAGAATTCTTAGAATTTTAACTTTAATAGTTAAGCAGTTTTTTATTTTTTTATTAGGTTTTTTTGCTTATTTCGGTATATTTAAAGTAGGTGATGTTATTGAAGGTCAGTATATTGTGTTCTCATTAATCTTTGTTTCAATTTCTCTTTTAAAATTTATTTGGTATTTTCTTTTAAAAAGATATCGATATTTAGGTAACAACCTTAGAACAACGATTGTTATTGGTATTGATGATTCCTCTAAAAATATTATTAAACTTTTTAAAAGTAAATCTAATTTAGGTTATAAATATCTGGGGTTTTTTTCTAAAAAAGTTTATAAGAATAAAGAGTATTTAGGAAGTATAGAAAGTGTTTTTGAATATGTGAATCAGAATATGGTAGATCAAATTTATTGTTCTTTAACAATCTTGTCACAAGAAGAAATTAAAAAAATAAATAAGTTTGCAATTGATAAAAATATTGAATTAAAATTAATTCCTAATGCTACCGAATTATATAGTAAAAATCAAAGTGTAGAGTATTATGATGATACTTTAATGGTTTTAAATGTAAATAAACTACCTTTTGAGTTTGCTGAAAATTTTTATACAAAAAGAGTATTTGATATTTTATTTTCTTTTTTTGTTTTTTTGTTTGTATTATCTTGGTTAATGCCCATTCTTTGGCTTTTAGTAAAGCTAGAGTCTAAAGGGCCTTTAATTTTTAAACAAAAAAGAGAAGGTATTAATGGTAAAGAATTTATGTGTTATAAGTTTAGATCCATGAAAATAAATAAGTTCGCAGATAAAATTCATGCTACAAAAAATGATACTAGAGTTACAAAAATGGGTGCCTTTTTAAGGAAAACGAGTATGGATGAATTACCTCAGTTTTTTAATGTTTTCATGGGAGATATGAGTGTTGTTGGGCCAAGACCACATTTAGAAATTTTGTCTTTGGAGTATCAAAAGGATGTGGATGATTATCTTAAAAGACATATAGTAAAACCAGGAATTACGGGGTTAGCGCAAGTTAGCGGGTATAGAGGAGAAATTAGAAAAGCATCTGATATTAAAAATAGAGTTCGTTTAGATATATTTTACATAGAAAACTGGTCGTTTTTTTTAGATATTAAGATTATTATTAAAACTATTTTAAACGTTTTTAACGGAGAAGAAAACGCATATTAA
- a CDS encoding glycosyltransferase: MKEKLDITVSIVLYNENLEELTNTINCFLSIPLKKKLYLIDNTKEKLFQDIFKQKEIEYIAVGKNIGFGAGHNVIISKIKEKSNFHLVLNPDVSFKSIVILNLISELQRNEDTAMIAPKVLFPNGDHQYSCRRFPLVLELLVRRFSFLQPLLKSNKFKGQYNDKGLDNPFFVEWVTGCFHLYKTADFIEIEGFDERYFLYMEDVDICKKIDLIGKRKIYYPNEEIIHVLKKGSSKNMKLFLHHSASAIKYFFKWGI, translated from the coding sequence ATGAAAGAAAAGTTAGACATTACTGTATCTATTGTTCTTTACAATGAGAATTTAGAGGAACTTACAAATACAATAAATTGTTTTTTAAGTATACCGTTAAAGAAAAAACTTTATTTAATAGATAATACTAAAGAAAAATTATTTCAAGATATTTTTAAACAAAAAGAAATAGAATATATAGCTGTAGGTAAGAATATTGGCTTCGGAGCAGGGCACAATGTAATTATATCAAAAATAAAAGAAAAATCTAATTTTCACTTGGTTTTAAATCCAGATGTTAGTTTTAAATCTATAGTAATACTTAATTTAATTTCAGAATTGCAGAGAAATGAAGATACCGCTATGATTGCTCCAAAGGTTTTATTTCCTAATGGAGATCATCAATACTCTTGCAGAAGATTTCCTTTAGTATTAGAACTTTTAGTGAGAAGATTTTCTTTCTTACAACCACTTTTAAAATCTAATAAATTTAAAGGTCAATATAATGATAAAGGTTTAGATAATCCCTTTTTTGTTGAGTGGGTAACTGGTTGTTTTCACTTATATAAAACAGCAGATTTTATCGAAATAGAAGGTTTTGATGAACGGTATTTCTTGTATATGGAAGATGTTGATATCTGTAAAAAGATAGATCTAATAGGTAAAAGAAAAATTTACTATCCTAATGAAGAAATCATACATGTGTTAAAAAAAGGATCATCAAAGAATATGAAACTTTTTTTACATCATTCAGCTTCAGCTATTAAATATTTTTTTAAATGGGGAATATGA